Within the Balneolales bacterium ANBcel1 genome, the region GCCAAGAAATCGGTTGCCATCGCGTTGCGAAACCGTTGGCGAAGGCTGAATTCGGACGAGTCAATTCGCGACGAGATTGTCCCGAACAACATCATCCTGATCGGTCCGACCGGAGTGGGGAAAACGGAAATCGCCCGCCGGCTGGCCAAACTGGCCAAAGCGCCGTTTGTGAAAGTGGAAGCCTCCAAGTATACCGAGGTCGGCTATGTGGGCCGTGATGTCGAATCCATGATCCGCGACCTCACCGACATCGCCGTGTCGATGGTCAAGTCGGAGATGCAGCAGCGGGTGGTAAAAAAGGCCTCGGAGCTTGTTGAGGAGCGTATACTGGATCTGCTCATACCGCCGATGAAAAAATCGCGCGGAGAATCCCGCACCGGCTTTCAGTCCACCGACAGTACCTTCGACCCCGATCATGCCGGAGATGAGGAGCTCAACCAGCGCACACGGGAGAAGTTCCGTGAAAAGCTCCGGAACGGAGATTTGGAAGACCGCAAGATCGAGATTCAGGTACAGCCCTCCGGGCAAAACCCCATGATGCAGATCTTCGGGCCCGGCGGCATGGAAGAGATGGGGGTTAACCTGCAGGATATGCTCGGGAACCTGACCAAATCCCGCAGCAAGAAACGTCAGATGAAGATCAGCGATGCCAGGCCGATTCTGCTCAATGAAGAGACCGAGAAGCTGATCGACCACGATGCCGCGACCGGCGAGGCGATCGACCGGGTACAGAACTCCGGCATTGTCTTTATCGATGAAATTGACAAGGTAGCGGCAGGATCATCCGGCGACGGCAGAGGCGGCCCGGATGTCAGCCGCCAGGGAGTGCAGCGCGACATGCTTCCGATTGTGGAAGGGTCCAATGTCTCCACCAAACACGGCATGGTAAAGACCGA harbors:
- the hslU gene encoding ATP-dependent protease ATPase subunit HslU gives rise to the protein MSNLTLLHNESNLTPRQIVEALDVYIIGQSEAKKSVAIALRNRWRRLNSDESIRDEIVPNNIILIGPTGVGKTEIARRLAKLAKAPFVKVEASKYTEVGYVGRDVESMIRDLTDIAVSMVKSEMQQRVVKKASELVEERILDLLIPPMKKSRGESRTGFQSTDSTFDPDHAGDEELNQRTREKFREKLRNGDLEDRKIEIQVQPSGQNPMMQIFGPGGMEEMGVNLQDMLGNLTKSRSKKRQMKISDARPILLNEETEKLIDHDAATGEAIDRVQNSGIVFIDEIDKVAAGSSGDGRGGPDVSRQGVQRDMLPIVEGSNVSTKHGMVKTDHILFIASGAFHTAKPSDLIPELQGRFPIRVEMDSLTEEDFYNILTRPKNALTKQYVAMLKSEKVDLEFTDEAIREIARVAAQVNASVENIGARRLHTILSTVLEELQFSIPDDISSGKITIDKSYVDKQLERLTRDKDLSHYIL